Within Claveliimonas bilis, the genomic segment GTTCAGGGAAAAGTGTGCTTTTTAAATGTATCTGCGGTTTTCTTACCCCAACAGAAGGGAAGATTACAGTAGATGGGAAACAGATTGGAAAAGATGTGGATTTCCCGGAATCTATCGGGCTGATCATTGAGCATCCAGGATTTATTCCACAAATCTCAGGGTTTAAAAATCTCCGGCTGCTGGCAGGAATCCGCAGGTGCGTTACAGACGAGCAGATTAAGGAGGTAATCCGCAAAGTAGGACTGGATCCTTCCTCAAAAAAAGCAGTAGCCAAATATTCTATGGGAATGAAGCAAAGACTGGGAATCGCTCAAGCGATCATGGAGGATCCGGATCTTCTTATTTTGGATGAACCTTTTAATGGATTAGATAAGAAAGGGGTGGAAGAAATACGTTCCTTGCTGATGGAGCGGAAAGAGAAAGGCAAGACGATTCTTCTTACCAGCCATAATAGTGAAGATATCACACTTCTTGCAGATCAT encodes:
- a CDS encoding ATP-binding cassette domain-containing protein, which encodes MNEIMVKIENLRKTFREEEVLKGINCEFQRGKTYAVIGNNGSGKSVLFKCICGFLTPTEGKITVDGKQIGKDVDFPESIGLIIEHPGFIPQISGFKNLRLLAGIRRCVTDEQIKEVIRKVGLDPSSKKAVAKYSMGMKQRLGIAQAIMEDPDLLILDEPFNGLDKKGVEEIRSLLMERKEKGKTILLTSHNSEDITLLADHVWEMDAGRMTKVR